Part of the uncultured Anaeromusa sp. genome is shown below.
CCGGCTACCAGGCTGATTGCTTCGGCTACTTGGTTGACGGCTTGCGCGGATTGGTCAGTGCTGGCTGTCAACTGCTGCGAAGAAGCGGCCAATTGTTCGGAAGACTGAGCGACCCGTTGTACCAAGTGACGCATGTTTTCCGCCATAGAAGCAAAATTGGCACTTAAGAGTTGTAATTCATCGGCTGAATCAGAGCGCACAGAAGCCTGGCTTTTGGCGGCGACCGTCAAATCGCCTTGGGCCATCTGCTCTACCTGCTCGTTGAGGCGAGTAATGGGGCGAATGAGACGTCTGGCGGCAAGAGCTCCCGCTGCGCAGGTGAGAACCAGAATGATTAGGCTAAGACCGATGGAGATGAAGGTAAAGGCCGATAGTTTGGCAGTTACTTCTTCTTTCGGAACTTCCAGAGCCAGGCTCCAGTTTGTGCCGGCGATGGGAGCATACGCCAGGTAATGAGAGCCGCCGGCGGCGTCATATTGGCCTAGACCTTCTTCGCTGCGGGTCATTTTCTCGCCAAGCGCTTTTATCGAGGGCGAGAGGGCTTCGTCTTTCAGCAGATTTTGCTTCATGACTTTTTCCTTGTCAGGATGGCTGATCAGAAGACCGTCTTTTTGAATCATAAAAGCAAAGCCGCTTTGGGCAAAACGAATTTCCCCAAGGCGTTTCATCAGGGTGTCTACGGTCAGGGTGCCGCCGATAACGCCGGTAATTTGACCATTTTTCTTGATCGGCGCGACGATGGAGATAACCGTTTTTCCTTCGACTTTGGAAATGATAGGATCTGTAATCAGGGACTTGCCGGTGCTCATGACTTGCTTAAAGTAAGCGCGGTCGGCAATGTTAGTGCGGTCGCCGGTGGAATGAATGGCCCGTCCTTGGGTATCGACCAGCCAGAAGCGCAAAAAGTTTGGATTGCGTTTAGCTTCTTCCCGCAAAAAGGCCAGAGCGGCATCGGTTTCGCCATTAACAATGCTGGGCATAGTGGCGAGTAGGGAAACCTCCTGCTCGCTGGCGTTCAACCACAAGCCGACTTCTTTGGCATAGCTTGTAGACTGATCGACCAACAGTTCTTCCGCATCGTTGATCAGAATGCTTCTGGCGTTGTAGTAGTTGGCAAGACCAAGAATACTAAGGGAAAGCAGCAGACCGCAAATGACGAATAGAATTACTTTGGCGGTCAGGCTGCTTTGGATCTGTTTACAAAATGACACTTTTAATCACCCCAATTGTTAAGTTATAGTCATCGTAACAAAAGATTTGTTGTTTAGCAATAACTATATAATAAATGGGCATCTCGCCAAGAGATGCCCAGAAGAAGGCTGTTATTTACCAGAGGCGTTGGGGGACCCCAGGACCTACAGGCAGTCCCATGAGGTACCAGAAGATGAACAAGGCGTACCACATAGCGAAGAACGAGAG
Proteins encoded:
- a CDS encoding methyl-accepting chemotaxis protein, with the translated sequence MSFCKQIQSSLTAKVILFVICGLLLSLSILGLANYYNARSILINDAEELLVDQSTSYAKEVGLWLNASEQEVSLLATMPSIVNGETDAALAFLREEAKRNPNFLRFWLVDTQGRAIHSTGDRTNIADRAYFKQVMSTGKSLITDPIISKVEGKTVISIVAPIKKNGQITGVIGGTLTVDTLMKRLGEIRFAQSGFAFMIQKDGLLISHPDKEKVMKQNLLKDEALSPSIKALGEKMTRSEEGLGQYDAAGGSHYLAYAPIAGTNWSLALEVPKEEVTAKLSAFTFISIGLSLIILVLTCAAGALAARRLIRPITRLNEQVEQMAQGDLTVAAKSQASVRSDSADELQLLSANFASMAENMRHLVQRVAQSSEQLAASSQQLTASTDQSAQAVNQVAEAISLVAGSADAQQHSMTDAMQTVESTSQHINNLAKNSSQIVATVTNTSTAAASGDTSISAATQQMAAISQSVSRSAQVVTTLGARSQEIGQIIDTISGIASQTNLLALNAAIEAARAGEQGRGFAVVAEEVRKLAEQSQEAAKKIAQLIGEIQSETATAVAAMDAGTKEAEQGNQVVATAGDSFREISSFITSISEQVTAMSEAFSAITKGNEAMVSSIRTIDEHSRKTSEQTQTVSAATEEQSASMEEIASSSQALSCMAEELRETVAKFKI